Proteins from a genomic interval of Diospyros lotus cultivar Yz01 chromosome 6, ASM1463336v1, whole genome shotgun sequence:
- the LOC127804553 gene encoding uncharacterized protein LOC127804553: MASQIERPLYADPMTEDRSRFSYARVCVDVNVSSKFPKFIDIDQGYDEATGERRISRLQIEYQWIPSICSHCKVFAHSDSQCPKKPKPDPNYIEKPKREMASLECKVRKARLKIRVRK, translated from the coding sequence ATGGCTAGTCAAATAGAAAGACCGTTGTATGCTGACCCAATGACAGAGGATAGATCAAGATTCAGTTATGCTAGGGTGTGTGTTGATGTCAATGTCAGCTCAAAATTTCCCAAGTTTATTGATATAGATCAGGGCTATGATGAAGCCACTGGTGAACGTCGTATATCTAGACTCCAGATTGAATATCAGTGGATTCCATCGATTTGTTCACATTGTAAGGTTTTTGCTCACTCTGACTCCCAGTGCCCAAAGAAACCTAAACCAGACCCTAATTATATTGAAAAGCCAAAGAGGGAGATGGCTTCATTAGAGTGCAAAGTAAGAAAGGCAAGACTCAAGATAAGGGTAAGGAAGTAA